The following are encoded together in the Chanodichthys erythropterus isolate Z2021 chromosome 16, ASM2448905v1, whole genome shotgun sequence genome:
- the prdx1 gene encoding peroxiredoxin-1, translating to MAAGKAHIGKPAPDFTAKAVMPDGQFKDLSLSDYKGKYVVLFFYPLDFTFVCPTEIIAFSDAAEEFRKINCEVIGASVDSHFCHLAWINTPRKQGGLGHMKVPLVADSLRSISQDYGVLKEDEGIAYRGLFIIDDKGILRQITINDLPVGRSIDETLRLVQAFQFTDKHGEVCPAGWKPGKDTIKPDVQQSKDYFSKQH from the exons ATGGCAGCTGGAAAAGCACATATTGGCAAACCTGCTCCAGACTTCACAGCCAAAGCTGTGATGCCAGATGGACAGTTTAAAGATCTCAGCTTGTCTGACTACAAAG GGAAGTATGTCGTATTATTCTTCTATCCATTGGATTTCACCTTTGTTTGCCCCACTGAGATCATCGCCTTCAGTGATGCTGCCGAGGAGTTCAGGAAAATCAACTGTGAGGTCATTGGTGCCTCTGTTGATTCCCACTTCTGTCATCTTGCCTG GATAAACACACCTCGGAAACAAGGTGGTTTAGGGCATATGAAGGTCCCTCTGGTGGCCGATTCCCTCCGCTCCATTTCTCAAGACTATGGTGTACTGAAGGAAGATGAGGGTATTGCATACAG AGGTCTTTTCATCATTGATGACAAAGGCATTCTGAGGCAGATAACCATCAATGACCTGCCAGTGGGCCGCTCCATCGATGAAACCCTGCGCTTGGTGCAGGCCTTTCAGTTCACCGACAAACATGGAGAAG TTTGCCCAGCCGGATGGAAGCCCGGAAAAGACACAATTAAGCCCGACGTCCAGCAGAGCAAAGACTACTTCTCCAAACAACATTAA
- the zte38 gene encoding zebrafish testis-expressed 38 has product MTTRQKKLTQDKQVIAEALDTAAQSLVFVKRMVVIAVSSITYLRGIFPEDSYRSRYLEDLCIKVLKQDCSCPGARKLIKWLMGCFDALEKRYLQMVVIGVHTSPDDSNHVIESYQFKFRYSECGPQMDILSNVNGDLRVTVEDTKKASTLLIRKLFLLMQNLEALPTAVYLTMKLYYYDDVTPPEYEPPGFKAGVNESLWFEGSAVHFRVGELQSRFHTMKLRVTAAQSRLGKLQEGGQLSENDTEMETPSLAQIRAAETVTRNCDQDLPSEDESLAQFKQPKKAIAKRKCVRSKLPRRKKKKCF; this is encoded by the exons ATGACAACCAGACAGAAGAAACTAACTCAAGACAAACAGGTGATTGCTGAG GCGCTGGATACTGCGGCTCAGTCACTGGTGTTTGTCAAGCGCATGGTGGTTATAGCTGTCTCCTCCATCACCTATCTGCGTGGGATATTTCCCGAGGACTCCTACAGATCCAGATACCTGGAAG ATTTGTGTATCAAAGTCCTCAAACAGGATTGTTCTTGCCCTGGAGCCCGCAAACTCATCAAATG GCTGATGGGATGTTTTGATGCTTTGGAGAAGAGATAT ctTCAAATGGTGGTCATTGGG GTACACACAAGCCCAGATGACAGTAAT CATGTCATTGAGTCCTATCAGTTTAAATTCAGATACTCAGAGTGTGGACCACAGATGGACATCCTGAG TAATGTGAATGGGGACCTGAGAGTGACCGTAGAGGACACTAAGAAAGCTTCAACGCTCCTGATCAGAAAACTGTTCCTCCTCATGCAGAATCTAGAAGCTCTGCCCACTGCCGTTTACCTCACTATGAAACTCTACTACTATGATGATG TCACTCCACCTGAATACGAGCCACCAGGATTCAAGGCAGGTGTAAATGAAAGTCTGTGGTTTGAGGGAAGTGCAGTGCACTTCAGAGTGGGTGAACTACAGTCTCGCTTCCACACCATGAAGCTGCGTGTGACGGCAGCACAGAGCCGTCTTGGGAAGCTACAGGAGGGGGGCCAGTTGAGTGAGAATGACACGGAGATGGAGACACCCTCTCTCGCTCAAATCAGAGCAGCAGAAACG GTGACCAGAAACTGTGACCAGGACCTGCCATCTGAAGATG AATCTCTTGCACAGTTTAAACAGCCCAAAAAAGCTATAGCAAAG AGGAAATGTGTGAGAAGCAAACTTCCAAGGAGGAAAAAGAAGAAATGCTTTTAA
- the aldh9a1b gene encoding 4-trimethylaminobutyraldehyde dehydrogenase B isoform X2 has translation MVLLRAVLTPGVRGVLHYTGTRSSSSGTLQIKDPLNFWCGGRVNLKDVKAKSEPVYEPATGRVLCQLQACGATEVDAAVRSASAAFTEWSKLAGMERARVMIEAARLIEKRREEIAEMEVVNNGKSITEARLDVDSARLCIEYFAGHATTLSGQHVQLAGGSFAYTRREPLGVCVGIGAWNYPFQIAAWKSAPAIACGNSMVFKPSPVTPVTAVLLAEIYSQAGAPEGLFNVVQGGEETGSLLCHHPSVAKVSFTGSVPTGKKIMEMASRGVKPVTLELGGKSPLIIFEDTDLENAVRGALMANFLSQGQVCSNGTRVFVQRSIVPQFLKEVVRRTKAILIGDPLLEETRMGALVSKPHLDKVLGYVNQAKKEGARVLCGGEPFIPTDPKLKDGYYMTPCVVDGCTDDMTCVKEEIFGPVMSVLPFDTEDEVLRRANDSSLGLAAGVFTKDVKRAHRVIENLQAGSCFINNYNITPVEVPFGGYKASGIGRENGQVTIEFYSQLKTVVVEMGDVDSLF, from the exons ATGGTCCTGCTAAGGGCTGTACTGACCCCGGGTGTCCGTGGGGTCCTTCACTACACGGGGACCAGGAGCTCATCCTCAGGAACCCTTCAAATCAAAGATCCACTCAACTTCTGGTGTGGTGGCCGAGTCAACCTCAAAGATGTGAAAGCCAAATCCGAACCAGTATATGAGCCTGCAACAG GTCGTGTCCTTTGCCAGCTGCAAGCTTGTGGAGCCACAGAGGTCGAtgcagctgttcggagcgccagcGCTGCTTTTACAGAGTGGAGTAAACTGGCAGGCATGGAAAGAGCCAGAGTCATGATAGAGGCGGCTAGACTCATTGAG aagagaagagaggaGATTGCTGAGATGGAGGTCGTCAACAATGGCAAGTCCATCACAGAAGCCCGTTTAGATGTGGACTCAGCCAGACTGTGCATTGAGTATTTTGCAGGACACGCCACCACCCTTTCAG GTCAGCATGTTCAGCTAGCAGGAGGTTCATTTGCTTACACGCGTCGGGAGCCactgggtgtgtgtgtgggaaTAGGAGCCTGGAACTATCCCTTCCAGATCGCAGCCTGGAAATCTGCCCCTGCTATCGCTTGTG GCAACTCCATGGTGTTCAAGCCGTCTCCGGTGACCCCCGTGACTGCAGTGCTGCTGGCTGAGATTTATTCGCAGGCTGGAGCTCCTGAGGGGCTGTTCAATGTGGTGCAAGGTGGAGAAGAGACTggttctcttctgtgtcatcaCCCATCTGTGGCTAAGGTCTCCTTCACAGGAAGTGTGCCCACAGGAAAGAAA ATAATGGAAATGGCCTCCCGAGGGGTCAAGCCAGTGACACTGGAGCTTGGTGGTAAATCTCCTCTGATCATCTTCGAGGACACTGACCTAGAAAATGCTGTTAGAGGAGCACTTATGGCCAACTTCTTGTCTCAAGGCCAG GTGTGCAGTAACGGCACCAGAGTTTTTGTGCAAAGGTCAATTGTTCCTCAGTTCTTGAAAGAGGTGGTCAGGAGAACTAAAGCCATCCTGATAGGAGACCCTCTGTTGGAGGAGACTCGTATGGGAGCCCTGGTCAGCAAACCACACCTGGACAAGGTGCTGGGATATGTGAACCAAGCCAAGAAAGAG GGAGCCAGAGTGCTCTGTGGAGGGGAGCCCTTCATCCCAACCGATCCTAAACTAAAAGATGGATACTACATGACACCATGTGTGGTTG ATGGCTGCACAGATGACATGACGTGTGTCAAAGAGGAAATCTTTGGGCCTGTAATGTCAGTACTGCCCTTTGACACTGAGGATGAGGTTCTCCGGAGAGCCAATGACAGCTCTCTGGGTCTGGCTGCAGGGGTCTTTACTAA AGATGTTAAGAGAGCACATCGAGTTATAGAAAACCTGCAGGCTGGATCTTGCTTCATCAATAATTACAATATCACCCCTGTGGAGGTGCCATTTGGAGGATACAAGGCCTCAG GTATTGGAAGAGAAAATGGCCAGGTGACCATTGAATTTTACTCTCAGTTGAAGACTGTGGTGGTGGAGATGGGTGATGTGGATAGTCTCTTTTAA
- the aldh9a1b gene encoding 4-trimethylaminobutyraldehyde dehydrogenase B isoform X1, producing the protein MAGPGLICNIQQICSRRGSKFSRQVKMVLLRAVLTPGVRGVLHYTGTRSSSSGTLQIKDPLNFWCGGRVNLKDVKAKSEPVYEPATGRVLCQLQACGATEVDAAVRSASAAFTEWSKLAGMERARVMIEAARLIEKRREEIAEMEVVNNGKSITEARLDVDSARLCIEYFAGHATTLSGQHVQLAGGSFAYTRREPLGVCVGIGAWNYPFQIAAWKSAPAIACGNSMVFKPSPVTPVTAVLLAEIYSQAGAPEGLFNVVQGGEETGSLLCHHPSVAKVSFTGSVPTGKKIMEMASRGVKPVTLELGGKSPLIIFEDTDLENAVRGALMANFLSQGQVCSNGTRVFVQRSIVPQFLKEVVRRTKAILIGDPLLEETRMGALVSKPHLDKVLGYVNQAKKEGARVLCGGEPFIPTDPKLKDGYYMTPCVVDGCTDDMTCVKEEIFGPVMSVLPFDTEDEVLRRANDSSLGLAAGVFTKDVKRAHRVIENLQAGSCFINNYNITPVEVPFGGYKASGIGRENGQVTIEFYSQLKTVVVEMGDVDSLF; encoded by the exons ATGGCTGGACCTGGACTGATCTGTAATATTCAGCAGATCTGCAGCAGAAG GGGGTCAAAGTTCAGTAGGCAAGTGAAGATGGTCCTGCTAAGGGCTGTACTGACCCCGGGTGTCCGTGGGGTCCTTCACTACACGGGGACCAGGAGCTCATCCTCAGGAACCCTTCAAATCAAAGATCCACTCAACTTCTGGTGTGGTGGCCGAGTCAACCTCAAAGATGTGAAAGCCAAATCCGAACCAGTATATGAGCCTGCAACAG GTCGTGTCCTTTGCCAGCTGCAAGCTTGTGGAGCCACAGAGGTCGAtgcagctgttcggagcgccagcGCTGCTTTTACAGAGTGGAGTAAACTGGCAGGCATGGAAAGAGCCAGAGTCATGATAGAGGCGGCTAGACTCATTGAG aagagaagagaggaGATTGCTGAGATGGAGGTCGTCAACAATGGCAAGTCCATCACAGAAGCCCGTTTAGATGTGGACTCAGCCAGACTGTGCATTGAGTATTTTGCAGGACACGCCACCACCCTTTCAG GTCAGCATGTTCAGCTAGCAGGAGGTTCATTTGCTTACACGCGTCGGGAGCCactgggtgtgtgtgtgggaaTAGGAGCCTGGAACTATCCCTTCCAGATCGCAGCCTGGAAATCTGCCCCTGCTATCGCTTGTG GCAACTCCATGGTGTTCAAGCCGTCTCCGGTGACCCCCGTGACTGCAGTGCTGCTGGCTGAGATTTATTCGCAGGCTGGAGCTCCTGAGGGGCTGTTCAATGTGGTGCAAGGTGGAGAAGAGACTggttctcttctgtgtcatcaCCCATCTGTGGCTAAGGTCTCCTTCACAGGAAGTGTGCCCACAGGAAAGAAA ATAATGGAAATGGCCTCCCGAGGGGTCAAGCCAGTGACACTGGAGCTTGGTGGTAAATCTCCTCTGATCATCTTCGAGGACACTGACCTAGAAAATGCTGTTAGAGGAGCACTTATGGCCAACTTCTTGTCTCAAGGCCAG GTGTGCAGTAACGGCACCAGAGTTTTTGTGCAAAGGTCAATTGTTCCTCAGTTCTTGAAAGAGGTGGTCAGGAGAACTAAAGCCATCCTGATAGGAGACCCTCTGTTGGAGGAGACTCGTATGGGAGCCCTGGTCAGCAAACCACACCTGGACAAGGTGCTGGGATATGTGAACCAAGCCAAGAAAGAG GGAGCCAGAGTGCTCTGTGGAGGGGAGCCCTTCATCCCAACCGATCCTAAACTAAAAGATGGATACTACATGACACCATGTGTGGTTG ATGGCTGCACAGATGACATGACGTGTGTCAAAGAGGAAATCTTTGGGCCTGTAATGTCAGTACTGCCCTTTGACACTGAGGATGAGGTTCTCCGGAGAGCCAATGACAGCTCTCTGGGTCTGGCTGCAGGGGTCTTTACTAA AGATGTTAAGAGAGCACATCGAGTTATAGAAAACCTGCAGGCTGGATCTTGCTTCATCAATAATTACAATATCACCCCTGTGGAGGTGCCATTTGGAGGATACAAGGCCTCAG GTATTGGAAGAGAAAATGGCCAGGTGACCATTGAATTTTACTCTCAGTTGAAGACTGTGGTGGTGGAGATGGGTGATGTGGATAGTCTCTTTTAA